Below is a genomic region from Eupeodes corollae chromosome 1, idEupCoro1.1, whole genome shotgun sequence.
AACTGCAAGTTCTTGGACCCCTAGAAAGCACTCAAAACTTGAGACGCATACATTGGATGTCTttcatcaaattgaatttgaagacgactgaaattttaaatgtgattttattttacttttgcttgttttttattagtttttagttttaagaagtGTACATTTTTTGCTAGTGCAGGAAGCATGTTTctatttctgtttatttttattccaaattagttgtaatgtttatttaaattatgaagtatatttttttttgtttgtgctttgtaaatatagaaaaggcacaagttatttaaataaaaataaattccttttgtttaaatgaataacgtctttcaataaatattatttcattaaacCCTATCGTATTGAAAGCTAATACTTCCTTCTTCCAAGCAACAGTTATCAAACTTTCCTTGAACATCATATCCTGAAGACCGTGTTGACACTGAAATGGAATCTTCTGAATCCTAGATAGGATTCTCTTGTTCAATCATATGTCTATCGTTTTTTTATCTGAGAATATTGTAAAGGATGCAACAGCTTAGAATTATGCGGTGACCTGATTCTTTGCCAACTTCAAAGCATTTCAGGAGGATTTTCCAAGTATGGGCCATGATGCCAAGCGCATTTTTAACAACTCTCCTAGCTCTGGATAAcctgtaaaagaaaaatgttaatcaaataaatacatatttacaagtgtaaatattttagtattgcTTATAGTTAAAAATTTTTTCCCTACGTGAGATATTTCGGAAAAGTTCTCAAGATTGTCGATTTCAGTGCAAAGCCTTCATCTCCAATGATAACATAGTGTAATTTTGAGGTTTTTCCAGGAAGAGGTGAATCCTCTGGAATATTCAACTCTGTAGAATTATATTAACAACAATTACTGAGCCAAGCGTTGTCAAAAAGACTGCAACTGAAAACTGTCGAATCAGCGTTACTGCCATAGGCTCCGATGTCAACCattaaaaatcgatattttgCATCCACAACTGCCAACAGGTTGtacgaaaatgtttttttataattgagaTAAAAACTTCCACTTTTCTTTGGAGGAAAAGTTAAAACATGTTTGCCGTCTACAGCACAGGCAGTTCGGAAAGTTACAGCACTCAAAAAATTcgaatgaaatttgtttaaaatcgtCTTTTGAAATCGAACTGGGTATGATGATTTTTAAGCAATTGGCGTTGATATCGTCAAGGGTAGTATCTATTACTTTTTTTACGGTGGACACTCAATTTCAAAATCTGTAGGCAAGGTCGACAAAACTTGCACCAGTAGCAAGGaatctagaaaaattaaatataacctTTAGCAAAATTGAAACAACTTTATATTGTATATGGACAAAAGCTCTTACCTCAAAGTAATTACTAATTTTTCCTTGGCGCAAATAATGTCGTTTCTGAAGCTAGTAACTTTCAAAACCAAGTTGTTCTTAACCAAGTTAAAAATGTAGTCAAATGTTTCCTTTGACAtcctaaaatatgtaaaaaccTTTCAGGATATTTTTCCATTAGTCTTATTAAGGAAATATATTCTCCTTCAATTTTCCGATTTGCATTAAATGGATGCACATAAAATCTTTTCCTTGTTTACTTTATTGAGAAGGAcaccaataatttttttttcaacaaatatagCTTCGACCGCATTTTCTaatcgtttgttttcaaaacaaaacacaataatgataaacacaaaaataaacaattgtaAAATTCACACTTCATTcgcaacgaattaaaaactctcatgtgaaagaaatgtcaaaatcgacgaatattcgttcattcgttgccGGGTTTGTCGTTGGTCGAGCTCATGTgaatcatagaggaaatattaTACTATATTAATATATTTCCACTATGATGTGAATAATGCTTTAATATTATTgtaagaaataatataaaatccaCCACATTGTAGTAGATTATCAATAATCCCTATTGACCATCTCTAGACATCCccctattttgatattttgacagTATTTCCAAAATGACTTTCCAACAGCTGTTATCTTCAATCTGTGTGGTTGTTATTCAATTTTCTCTAATCttcgttttatttatatttttcccaACAAATTTCACCATAAAACGTTCGAAACCATGTTACGACAGTGCGTTCCTAAATCTCCGGTAAAAtcagtaagtaaataaaatccCATTCCAAAttatttccattaaaataattataaaattccaaAGCTTGTTTATCGCTGTCAACACACAAGTACTGAAAAAATCGAAGAAATCCGTGAAAGATTGGCCAAAGGACCAAAATTTCAGGATTTCGTTCAAAATCCCAACTACACCGCAGAAGAATGGAATGAATATGAGGGTAAACTACGTCGTGAAAAGGGAGAAAACGAGCGCCTCAGATTGCCTCCTTGGTTAAAGACAACCATTCCGACGGGcaagaatttcaataaaatcaaggaACAACTTAGAGATCTTAAATTGGCAACAGTCTGTGAAGAGGCTCGATGTCCTAACATTGGCGAGTGTTGGGGTGGTGGCGAACATGGCACACAAACTGCCACTATAATGGTGAGTGCGTGCAAACATCAACGTCATGGAATTATCGATGGTGACCTATTGATAACCTttcgtttgtttatttattagttGATGGGGGATACTTGTACACGCGGCTGTCGGTTTTGTTCAGTGAAAACAGCCAGAAATCCACCTCCGCTGGACCCACAAGAGCCTGTGAACACAGCTACAGCTATTGCTTCATGGGGATTGGACTACATTGTCCTCACTTCAGTCGATAGAGATGGTTTGTATTGAAATTCAAGAGTGCAGAATCAAGACTGACGAAAATTATTATGagatattgttatttttttatattgtcgTATTTTTAGTAACATCTTCAGGTCTTCCTTCAAAAACCCTTGATTACTCGAACTCAATTCCAAGAATCTTTCATTAATTCTCAATATCTTTGTATAGATTTGTCCGACGGAGGTGCAGCTCACATCGCTGAAACTGTTAAGGAAATCAAAGCAAGGAATCCCAATATCTTCGTCGAATGCCTGGTGCCTGATTTTCGAGGCAACCTAGATTCTGTAAAGAAAATCGCTCAGTCAGGACTCGATGTTTATGCCCATAACATCGAAACTGTCGAAAAACTCACACCCTTTGTCCGCGATCGCCGCGCCGAATACCGACAGACCTTGGCTGTTCTCAAGGAAGCCAAGCAATTCAACCCAAAACTCGTTACAAAGAGCTCCATAATGCTCGGTCTGGGAGAAACTGACGAACAAATCGAACAAACCCTCAATGACCTTCGTAAGGTTGGAGTGGAGTGTGTGACCCTCGGTCAGTACATGCAACCCACAAAGAAACATCTAAAAGTCATCGAATACGTGACACCGGAGAAGTTCAAGCATTGGGAAGAACGAGGTCAGCAACTGGGATTCCTTTACACAGCCAGTGGACCATTGGTTCGCAGTTCATACAAAGCTGGAGAGTTCTTTATcacaagtattttaaaaaccagACAGGAAAACACCGCCGAGAAGTTGTAAATACGATACACAAAATaggaaaggaaaaaagcttAACTAACCTAGTTATAGgcgttgtagttgttgttgtatgttgacataaaaatataaataaagaacacaaaaacaaaaacaaagaaaaagaaatattatctcgaaaaatgttgtttttcactcattcattcattcataatAATCAATCAATTCAACAAGTTGTCGTCAGCATCCTTGTTCATGGGCATGCGTCATGCAACGTCATCTAGTTTTACCTTTTCTTGACAGGCATTGACGTTCCTCTCGGTAACTGTACTGTGTGTGTTTTTCCATTCGTCTAACAAGTGAGGAAAGGTTTATTAATTGGATTTTCTCTGAAATCCTTTTTTCAACCTTTCAAAAACCTTTCTTCAAaagtgaatttcaaaaaatataataaccgCATAAATTAAAGTTcgaaatcattaaaattgatGCATCTAAAAGTATGCAATCAATAGATAAGTCGAACATATGTTGTGGAAAAAATAGCTTTGCATAACGTGTAGGCGGTCAAAGTACAAAGTCAAGGAAACCAACGAGAAAAACGAGTACAACGAGTggtttttcaattattgaagtgttcttattcttgtttttcgtcttccataaatcgaaaaggaaaataaaagagAACTCAAAACACCATCTGGAATATTAACGAACAAAAGACAAATAATCTGAAAAACAATACgaacaaaaagtttaataaaatattaattagtaTATCAACAAATGCCGGGCACACGTCGCATTATACTCGGACATGTCATGTCCGGGTTGTGCTCGAAAATGAATCGCACTAAACCAGTTCCAGCTGATGTCATGGAGACTCCACTAAATCGATGTTTGAATACATTCGATATAACTTTATTGggtaaatattataaatgaattttaatattcaattacatttttttatgcaTTACActttaaatatcatttttattcattgcGATTAGCTTAGCTTAGCTTTGAGAAACTTTCAtgtctttatttttgatgaCTCTGGCGATGACGGGAATGTACCTACTTTTTGGTTTTAGATTATTATTTGCAGGAAGAGTTTGTTTTTACTTGATTGGTATAAAAATCGATATCGGAGCACGGGAGCATCTTCTTGGTTGTAATCTGATGCCACAATGTTCATATCCTCTTATTTTGTTCCCATCAGTCTATGAAATGTTTGCATATTTCTGtgttatttgtttaaatcaaagGAAATGTGACACTCTTTTGGAATCTTTATGGGGGATCACATTTTTCTGTCAGTCCACAAGCTTGCATTGATTAATGTTCTGGATTCAAACTAGAATAATTTGTAAATTCGATACTCTGTTTTAATTTGTGTTACTTCATCATAAGGGATTATTCTCTTTTTAGCTCTGAGTTTAATCAGAGCGCTATGAttagttacaaaataaatagtaaatatttataatttgtttaggaACAACGATCTGCGTAGAAATCGGAGATCGCTGTAGTGCCCAGCCAAGTTCTCGCAATAATCCCTTTTAAAAGCAATACACTTAGCCGATATTTAACCTCCTCCAACTGTAGAACGAATCAATGCAGAATCTTAAAATTTGCCTAATAGTTACCAAATTTTAACGTCAGGTCCAAAAGAGTATCTGAGATATAGCactctacttacttacttacttaaggtggccctacagtccggggcggacctgggcatcaaccaacatgcgtctccagccagctcggtccctagctagctgtctccaactTCGCAAGCCaatttggttgaggtcctctccacctgggtgcgccacctgagtcgcggtctacTTCTACTGcgccctcgggattggattcaaagaccttccgggctggagcgttgatgtccattcgctctacgtgacctagccatctaagccgttggactttaattctgctaactaggatATATCACTCTAGATAGCTCAAAAAACAGACTGTCTGACTAAACGATCAACAAAATTATGATGAACTACCCAACATTGTAGAACTTGAAATTTCGGCTTTGTAGTAGAAAGGAAGGAAAAAGTCACAAAATTGTGGTTTTATATTTAGGGGACGTGATATCCATCCACAAGAATATGCAAtgcttaagttaaaaatacCAATCCACTGAACcgattttcatcaaattttcaaacaagaTTAGTAAAGACAAGTGGAATCGACTCTAGAAATTTGTACACACTGCCACGCCCACAAAAAGAGAAAATAGatttaaaccaaaatttaaacttgtttttttttttctaacattaaaaaaggtaaacacaatagagtttaaaattattcaaatttaatttgaaatcaataaatttgtattcggattaaaaaaaagtagcaaACTGCGTGTTGCAATATCtgatcaaaaaaattaaggggtattctattttttattgaattgaaatcttTAAGTATCTCTTaaataatagtatttttttagaatagaaatttatttatatataaaactcATTAATACAATAAAAGATTACTTGAGTTTTTTAGGACCTAGTTTTAAAACCGTCGGTCAGATTGACAGAATATGAATTCTGATAGCGAAAACAAACATAACAATAAAGATAAAATGTGAGATTAAAtggattaataaaattaaattactggaaatttttttaattttaaacaagtttatatacaaaaaaattaaacttcaatgAAAAGATGTAGCACCAAGAAAAAAACGTACAAATTTAAATGCACTGGACAAATTAAAAGCTTTCTCTAAGAATTCTTTTTCTGTAAGCCATTGCGCATTGGGGAATTTGTAAAGTCTATCCCAGCCTTTTGCTCCATTAACGGTTTGGACAGCATCTTCAGCTTCAAATTGGTTCTTCCGAAAAATGTCTCGACGAATTTCTTGGATAATTGGACAAAATCCTAAAAAGTGTCCGATATTCTCTCTCTCATGGGTGTTGCAGAGTTGGCACTCGATAGGGAGGTCTGGTCTGTGAGGTATATCTCACCTCTGGCTCGTAGAATTGAAGAAATCATTTCCTCTGAGTTCTTGTCGTCGAGGTAGTTGGATTCTCCAAGAATAAAATCCAACTTACTATAGAAATCTTAATTCTGCGATGCTTTGGCATGGTTGATGAAATTTTGCCGATATTTCTTATCCAATTTCGCAACAAGGGAGTAAAGACTTCCTTTAATAGTTGTTAGATTGTCCAAATCAAAATCGATCCATTCATCGATCTTATAGActagatacaaaaacaaaatataaataaataaaaatgaaaccggTGGCGTGTAGTTCTAGAGGGTGCATTTACACAGTTAACTAGTCTTCTTAGAGGAAGACAATTGATATGAAATGTTACAATGTCTCttataaacattactgaaaaataaatcCTACGATCATAAAGAGATTGCATACCAAATAATAAGCATCGCGTATAATAAGAAGGCCTTACAATCCTCCAGTTTAGCTCATAAAATGCGAACCTTGTAAAATGTTtctgaattttttcaattctgtctATTGAATTATTGTAATAAGGGTTCCAAATAATGCTACAGTATTCAAGAACTGACCTTACTAGTGAATTGTACAAAGATTTTAAGGTATATGAATCTGAGAATTCCttggtgtttcttttttaggaaACCAATCATTTGATTTGCTCTGTTTATGATATAATCATAGTGCGGTAAGAAGGAAAGTTTAGTATCTAAGATTACTCCTAGATCCTTCTTTCTTGTTACACGCTCTAAACTTACATGGTTGATAGTATTATCAAACACTATGGGATTAGAACTACGGTCACACGACAAGACTTGACATTTAGAGGCATTTAACAGTAGGTGATTTAGCTTGCCCCAATTATCGAGCCTTAACAGATCTTCCTAAAGAAGCACACAGTCGGCTTGACAAGAAATCTCACGATAAAGTTTGAGATCATACGCGAAAAGAAGGCattttgaattatgaaaaatatcaggTATATCATTTACAAATAACAAGAATAATGATGGACCcaaatggcttccttgtggaacaccagatggGACCGAGATATATTTCGAGAGCGAGCTATCAACTTTTACTATTTGAATTCTACCAGCTAGATATGATTCAAGCCACTTTAGTAGGGAAGAGTGAATACCTAGAGAAGTTAGTTTGTTTATTAAGATTTTATGGTTAACtctgtcaaatgcctttgaaaaatctgtaaaaataacataagtaagtaagtaagtttgttGCGGTTGATTTACCTGCTACAAACCCATGTTGAGAAACCGAAATATGGTTATGAAATAACACAGTTAACCTGTTGCAAACtaacttttcaaatacttttggaacgcaagaaattttacaaatggGTCTGTAATTGGTTACTTCCTGCTTCGAGCCCAATTTGAAAATTGGCGATAAGAATGAAACCTTCCAGCAATCCAAGAATTGCCCCTTGGCTATGGATAGATTAAAAATCCACGAAAGTGGTGAGCTATTGCAATacctcattttttttaacaaaatagcaGGAATCCCATCAGGCCCTTCACTTTTATTAGCATCCAATTTAGATAAAACCTCTTCTACTTCAAAAGGACTAAAAACTAAAGAACCTATATTGACCAATCTACTCATATAAGGTAGTTTCTGGATATCGGGAGTATCTAAAGGGTAAACCGATTGAAAATAGTCcgcaaataaattacaaattgtagGTATATCACTAGTAATTGTATTTTGATACCTCATACAACTAGGTTATCCGCTCGATTTACGTCTTGAgtttataaaattctaaaaacgattgaaatttaatttgatatcaCATTCAATAGAGAAAATGTAATTTCGACATAAGAATTTATTGAGAATATCGAATTCTCGTTGAAGatttagatacatacatatgtatgtatgtatgtagtttgCGCGAAGCTCAGAATTATTTGTATCagatttatataatttgtatgccttattttttctgtttttgagatGGGTCAAACTCCCATTATACCAGATAggacaagaattatttttagaatgtttTTTAGGCACAAATCTATCAACTGCCCCCATCAAAACgcttacaaaaaaagaggctgtcaattcgaattttttttaaattttaccaaatgttgaaaacaatatttcttataagataaaattaatttgtagcccatatttgaaatttttgcagagatatttgagtcgaaaatcaatttttaccaacttttatacattttttttcaggtttttattttttgtaaaaaaaactgtcaattcgatttttctcaaaatttgtcctaatgttgaaaacaatatttcttataagaaaaaattagtaagaacctattatctcaaagtttttaaaatatatttgagtcgaaaatcattttttacgaacttttgttaattttttgtcggtttttaattttttgtacaaaaactgtcaaatcgatttttttcaaactttaactgaatgttgacaacaagatgttttgaaagataaaagtaaattaa
It encodes:
- the LOC129938705 gene encoding lipoyl synthase, mitochondrial, which encodes MLRQCVPKSPVKSLVYRCQHTSTEKIEEIRERLAKGPKFQDFVQNPNYTAEEWNEYEGKLRREKGENERLRLPPWLKTTIPTGKNFNKIKEQLRDLKLATVCEEARCPNIGECWGGGEHGTQTATIMLMGDTCTRGCRFCSVKTARNPPPLDPQEPVNTATAIASWGLDYIVLTSVDRDDLSDGGAAHIAETVKEIKARNPNIFVECLVPDFRGNLDSVKKIAQSGLDVYAHNIETVEKLTPFVRDRRAEYRQTLAVLKEAKQFNPKLVTKSSIMLGLGETDEQIEQTLNDLRKVGVECVTLGQYMQPTKKHLKVIEYVTPEKFKHWEERGQQLGFLYTASGPLVRSSYKAGEFFITSILKTRQENTAEKL